The Humulus lupulus chromosome 3, drHumLupu1.1, whole genome shotgun sequence genome window below encodes:
- the LOC133824960 gene encoding blue copper protein 1b-like, whose amino-acid sequence MSFSLRVILVAIVMVTMTANICCATDYNVGDSTGWNTGVDYTAWAKGKTFKVGDTLVFKCAVGAHNVIEVNKGEFEGCKATQGMPLTSGKDRVSLRSSGPKYFICGVAGHCGLGQKLTITDS is encoded by the coding sequence ATGTCTTTCTCTCTTAGAGTGATCTTAGTGGCCATTGTGATGGTTACAATGACTGCAAATATTTGCTGTGCAACAGATTACAATGTTGGAGACTCAACTGGGTGGAATACTGGTGTTGATTACACTGCTTGGGCTAAGGGCAAGACTTTCAAAGTTGGTGACACACTTGTGTTCAAGTGTGCAGTTGGAGCTCACAATGTGATTGAAGTGAATAAAGGTGAGTTCGAAGGCTGCAAAGCGACTCAAGGCATGCCTTTGACGAGTGGAAAGGACAGAGTGTCGTTAAGGAGCTCTGGACCTAAATACTTTATTTGTGGTGTTGCGGGTCATTGTGGTTTGGGTCAAAAACTCACTATTACTGATTCTTAA